From a single Alloactinosynnema sp. L-07 genomic region:
- a CDS encoding PLP-dependent aminotransferase family protein, whose translation MTANELISFARGAPSLDIIDVDGLKAAADAALTTDPGGALGYGTAVGYPPLRKFLADLHGVPVEQVLVTNGSMQADAFLFDELVVAGQPVIVEKPTYDRTLLGLRGRDADVRPVSLDLDGIDTEELAALLEGGLRPTFAHIIPNFQNPAGYTLSLAKRKRLLELAEQYDFVIFEDDPYVRIRFAGETLPSMLELDEGRGRVVFASSFSKTVAPGTRVGYLVGSAELIKRVFVRATNTYISPNMLAQAIVHQFCVSGGMERSIATVNAALAERVQVLCAALEKHIPEAKFTAPEGGYFMWVDLGDGVDVAKLLPAAEERGVTFVKGTDFLLEGGESTLRMAYSGVRVDQIEEGITRLADALASLRVTAS comes from the coding sequence GTGACGGCCAACGAACTCATCTCCTTCGCCCGTGGCGCCCCTTCTCTCGACATCATCGATGTCGACGGCCTCAAGGCCGCCGCGGACGCCGCACTCACCACCGACCCCGGCGGCGCGCTCGGCTACGGCACCGCTGTCGGCTACCCCCCGCTGCGCAAGTTCCTCGCCGACCTGCACGGCGTGCCGGTCGAGCAGGTGCTGGTCACCAATGGCTCGATGCAGGCCGACGCGTTCCTGTTCGACGAGCTCGTCGTGGCCGGTCAGCCGGTCATCGTCGAGAAGCCGACGTACGACCGCACCCTGCTGGGCCTGCGCGGCCGCGACGCCGACGTGCGGCCGGTCTCGCTGGACCTCGACGGCATCGACACCGAGGAACTCGCCGCGCTGCTCGAAGGCGGCCTGCGGCCGACGTTCGCGCACATCATCCCCAACTTCCAGAACCCGGCAGGCTACACGCTGAGCCTGGCCAAGCGCAAGCGCCTGCTGGAGCTGGCCGAGCAGTACGACTTCGTCATCTTCGAGGACGACCCGTACGTGCGGATCCGCTTCGCGGGCGAGACGCTGCCCTCGATGCTGGAGCTCGACGAGGGCCGCGGCCGCGTCGTGTTCGCCAGCTCGTTCTCCAAGACCGTGGCGCCGGGCACCCGCGTCGGCTACCTGGTCGGCTCGGCCGAGCTGATCAAGCGGGTCTTCGTCCGGGCCACCAACACCTACATCTCGCCGAACATGCTCGCCCAGGCGATCGTGCACCAGTTCTGCGTCAGCGGCGGCATGGAGCGCTCCATCGCCACGGTCAACGCGGCGCTGGCCGAGCGGGTGCAGGTGCTGTGCGCGGCGCTGGAGAAGCACATCCCGGAGGCGAAGTTCACCGCCCCTGAGGGCGGCTACTTCATGTGGGTGGACCTCGGCGACGGCGTGGACGTTGCCAAGCTGCTGCCCGCGGCCGAGGAGCGCGGTGTGACCTTCGTCAAGGGCACCGACTTCCTGCTCGAAGGCGGCGAGTCGACGCTGCGCATGGCCTACTCGGGCGTGCGGGTCGACCAGATCGAAGAGGGCATCACCCGCCTGGCCGACGCGCTCGCGTCGCTGCGGGTAACCGCCAGTTGA